One segment of Phycisphaerales bacterium DNA contains the following:
- a CDS encoding metallophosphoesterase: MSLILTALLSITCLHSTLIDQWHWHASGTELIPTADTPSVIRRGDIKVEADPNGIILPGRSVPFLIAPQISDLDTPLPTDALTVEAWVSIDMPTTWGGFIGAVQDNADAEKGWVLGYDQTAFTFGLASEGTDDGDGRMTYLKSDRPFEIGRWHHVAGTYDGQEMRLYMDGQLVGVSKEQTGPVLYDPTAPLAIGGYLDRNEDQGLDGRIKSVQIQDAALNQVQIEREFKKSSRLTKLAPKVDTKLDWMVSPFLTWPTSDAVSVIAETTRPAKMWVKFKPEDGSWSQMTQEEPAELHEFRLQGLRPHSKYFYQVYADVTDAHGTQTIESPLLSFRTAAQRGDAFTFVAIGDTQAQPNVVKRVSDLAYETRPNLLIHAGDLVTTGSDKSHWTGHFFPNMQPLISRVPMMPVLGNHEQDAQYYYDYMSLPEPERWYTFSYGDADFFMIDGNRDLADQSEQLAWLNRALRESDAQWKFAVLHQPPWTSDSDDYGDTFETTSNRGDLNARNITKLLDQYGVDICFSGHVHDYERTFPLSGQSVVPWDEGGVIYVTCAGGGGTLENFDPANTFFGHRKAQRHHLVYVAIHGGILEFQAIDENGQLFDVMTLDKRDGRTLMPISE; this comes from the coding sequence ATGTCATTAATTCTCACTGCATTGCTATCGATTACTTGCCTACACTCAACTCTCATTGACCAATGGCATTGGCACGCCAGTGGCACCGAACTCATACCAACTGCTGATACGCCCTCGGTCATACGAAGAGGCGACATCAAGGTTGAAGCCGATCCAAACGGAATCATCTTGCCAGGACGATCTGTGCCCTTTTTGATCGCTCCTCAGATCTCTGACCTAGACACACCCCTACCGACAGATGCTCTTACTGTTGAGGCCTGGGTTTCTATTGACATGCCAACCACCTGGGGCGGATTTATCGGCGCTGTACAAGACAATGCCGATGCCGAAAAAGGATGGGTCTTAGGGTATGACCAGACAGCCTTTACCTTTGGTTTGGCCAGCGAAGGCACTGATGATGGTGATGGAAGAATGACGTATCTGAAATCTGATCGACCATTTGAAATTGGGCGTTGGCATCATGTAGCCGGCACCTATGACGGCCAAGAAATGCGTCTGTATATGGATGGCCAATTAGTTGGTGTTTCTAAAGAACAAACAGGCCCAGTACTTTACGACCCGACAGCACCATTGGCTATTGGTGGCTATCTTGATCGCAATGAAGATCAGGGCCTTGATGGCAGAATCAAGTCTGTGCAAATACAAGACGCCGCCCTCAACCAAGTTCAGATCGAACGCGAATTCAAAAAGAGCTCCAGGCTCACCAAGCTTGCCCCCAAAGTCGACACAAAGCTTGATTGGATGGTCTCTCCGTTTTTGACCTGGCCAACATCTGACGCAGTCAGCGTGATCGCAGAGACCACCAGGCCTGCCAAGATGTGGGTGAAGTTCAAACCTGAAGATGGCTCGTGGTCACAAATGACGCAGGAAGAGCCTGCCGAACTCCATGAGTTCCGCCTTCAAGGCCTCAGACCCCACAGTAAATACTTCTACCAGGTCTATGCTGACGTGACTGATGCGCACGGAACACAGACCATTGAAAGTCCCCTATTGAGCTTTCGAACTGCTGCGCAGAGAGGCGATGCCTTCACATTTGTAGCCATCGGTGATACTCAAGCCCAACCAAACGTCGTTAAGCGCGTCTCAGATCTGGCCTATGAAACCCGTCCAAACTTACTGATTCACGCGGGCGATCTTGTGACCACGGGTTCAGATAAGAGCCATTGGACTGGTCACTTCTTCCCCAATATGCAGCCACTGATTTCCCGTGTACCTATGATGCCGGTGCTTGGCAATCATGAACAAGATGCTCAATACTATTACGACTATATGAGCCTGCCAGAGCCAGAGCGTTGGTACACGTTCTCATATGGTGACGCTGATTTCTTTATGATCGACGGCAATCGTGATCTTGCAGATCAATCTGAGCAACTCGCATGGCTCAATCGTGCACTACGCGAAAGCGATGCTCAGTGGAAGTTTGCTGTCCTTCACCAACCACCATGGACCAGCGACAGCGATGATTATGGTGACACCTTTGAAACCACATCAAACCGTGGTGATCTCAATGCGCGAAACATCACGAAATTACTTGATCAATATGGTGTTGATATTTGCTTTAGTGGACATGTTCATGATTACGAACGTACTTTCCCACTTTCTGGACAATCAGTGGTGCCCTGGGATGAAGGCGGTGTGATTTACGTCACTTGTGCCGGTGGCGGTGGCACACTTGAGAACTTTGACCCTGCGAATACTTTTTTCGGGCACCGAAAAGCACAACGACATCACCTCGTCTATGTGGCTATCCATGGTGGCATCCTTGAATTTCAAGCAATAGATGAGAATGGTCAGCTCTTTGACGTGATGACCCTAGACAAAAGGGATGGGCGCACCCTGATGCCCATTAGTGAATAA
- a CDS encoding adenosylcobalamin-dependent ribonucleoside-diphosphate reductase — protein MKIQRRFTTKGQDVFSTVEWTHRSSRISNTDGSLVFEMNDAEVPANWSQLATDIMVSKYFRKAGVPQMTAEGTPKTDSEGKAITGPERSVKQVVHRLCGCWRAWGQTHGYFETTEDADAFYDELAWMLLNQVAAPNSPQWFNTGLNWAYGITGPAQGHFVPNPDTGEVTQANDAYTHPQPHACFIQSVRDDLVGDGGIMDLWTREARLFKYGSGTGTNFSTIRGDGEALSGGGKSSGLMSFLKIGDRAASAIKSGGTTRRAAKMVCLDVDHPDIEEFVNWKVREEIKVAAMVEGLRVLSEDQRELADKLGLQLDYDFNGEAYLTVSGQNSNNSVRISDEFFEAVDQSKDWSLTSRIDGEVTKTLEAIELWDQICTAAWRCADPGIQFDSTINSWHTCPDSGRINASNPCSEYMFLDDTACNLASINLMQLFDINGCTFDTEGFEHAVNLWTIVLEISVLMAAYPSEIIASQSYHYRTLGLGYANLGAMLMQAGIPYDSEEGRAICGALSAILTGRSYATSATMASEQGAFPGFEENRESMLRVMRNHRRAAYGTPRSSDAYESLTITPVPIEHELLTTEQSRLGNATQLSVRATKAWDDALTLGKRFGFRNAQTTVIAPTGTIGLLMDCDTTGVEPDFALTKFKKLAGGGYFKIANQSLRPALNTLGYAPDQVDAMLTYVMGTLSLDTPIPQTKLTLREHLLEFGYKSEDLVEVENALPTVFELGFAFSAWSMPAHVLEHLNVSLEDARNNPTFDGLKTLGLSAAQIESLNVTICGTQTIEGAPHIQDEHLPVFDCANKCGKIGQRFIAPTGHIHMMAAAQPFISGAISKTINLPNDASIEDISSAYRLSWELGLKANALYRDGCKLSQPLNTKSDVSLEDEEDEDDVNEAINEVAIEVIEAATQVSITEENDTDASKDQAQSPAFVERIVERIIERPMRRRLPDTRHSITHHFNVAGHEGYLTVGQYEDGSPGELFITMSKEGSTIGGLMDSLGTAISVALQYGVPVESLVTKFAHQRFEPMGMTTNRDIPFAKSLVDYIFRWLGMQFIAGYREANAPQRTEKETPRSETSRQEAIGVKGAEENQMTTRDAKEGTPCQSESGQTSGTTAGAHRLGLENQTPSNLSTQTSADGGTTSRVTLPGDTGPSGTPSGEVKTGGASASLTTVVKHETIAVRSETIEQTSDYAETLPASRAIDHSNASMMGDAPACDGCGSITVRNGSCYKCMNCGNSMGCS, from the coding sequence ATGAAAATTCAAAGACGATTTACGACTAAGGGACAGGACGTTTTTTCAACAGTGGAGTGGACCCACCGCTCAAGTCGAATTAGTAATACGGATGGATCACTCGTCTTTGAGATGAATGATGCTGAGGTCCCTGCAAATTGGAGTCAACTGGCCACTGATATCATGGTCAGCAAGTACTTCCGAAAAGCAGGCGTTCCACAAATGACTGCTGAGGGGACACCCAAAACAGACAGTGAAGGCAAGGCGATCACTGGCCCGGAGCGATCTGTAAAACAAGTGGTCCACCGCCTCTGCGGCTGCTGGAGAGCCTGGGGACAAACCCATGGATACTTCGAGACCACTGAAGATGCCGATGCCTTCTATGACGAACTCGCTTGGATGCTCCTAAACCAAGTTGCAGCTCCAAACTCCCCCCAGTGGTTCAATACCGGACTGAACTGGGCCTATGGCATTACTGGGCCAGCGCAAGGTCACTTTGTACCGAACCCTGATACCGGTGAAGTCACTCAAGCCAATGATGCTTACACACATCCACAACCTCATGCCTGTTTCATTCAGTCTGTTCGTGATGATCTGGTGGGTGATGGTGGCATCATGGATCTTTGGACCCGTGAGGCTCGTCTTTTTAAGTATGGATCTGGTACGGGTACCAACTTTTCAACAATTCGTGGCGATGGTGAAGCGCTCTCTGGAGGCGGCAAGAGCTCTGGATTGATGAGTTTCCTCAAGATCGGAGATCGTGCCGCAAGTGCGATCAAGTCTGGCGGAACAACACGTCGCGCTGCAAAGATGGTCTGTCTTGATGTCGATCATCCTGATATTGAGGAATTCGTAAACTGGAAGGTCCGTGAAGAGATAAAAGTTGCGGCCATGGTTGAAGGTCTGCGGGTACTTTCCGAAGATCAGCGTGAACTTGCCGACAAACTAGGCCTTCAGCTCGACTACGACTTCAATGGCGAAGCCTATCTCACTGTCTCTGGCCAAAATTCGAATAACTCTGTTCGAATCAGCGATGAGTTTTTCGAGGCTGTTGATCAATCAAAAGACTGGTCGCTCACCTCTCGCATTGACGGCGAAGTGACCAAGACACTAGAGGCGATCGAATTATGGGATCAGATCTGCACCGCAGCATGGCGGTGTGCTGATCCGGGTATTCAGTTCGATTCGACCATTAATTCATGGCACACCTGTCCTGACAGTGGTCGCATCAACGCTTCCAATCCGTGCAGCGAATACATGTTCCTTGATGACACCGCATGCAACCTCGCATCAATCAACCTCATGCAGCTCTTTGACATCAATGGCTGCACCTTTGATACAGAGGGTTTCGAACACGCCGTCAACCTATGGACAATAGTCCTTGAGATCTCAGTACTCATGGCCGCTTATCCATCTGAGATTATTGCTTCTCAGAGCTACCATTACCGAACTTTGGGTCTGGGATATGCCAATCTTGGCGCCATGCTGATGCAAGCAGGAATTCCATATGACTCTGAGGAAGGCCGGGCCATTTGCGGCGCTCTCTCAGCAATTCTGACTGGCCGCTCTTATGCAACAAGCGCCACAATGGCTTCTGAACAAGGCGCCTTCCCTGGTTTCGAAGAGAACCGTGAGTCGATGCTAAGAGTGATGCGTAACCATCGCCGTGCCGCTTATGGCACACCACGTAGTTCAGATGCATATGAATCTCTTACAATTACGCCGGTTCCAATCGAACATGAACTACTTACAACCGAACAAAGTCGTCTCGGTAATGCAACACAGCTATCTGTACGAGCAACAAAAGCATGGGATGATGCGCTGACCCTTGGAAAACGTTTTGGATTCCGAAATGCACAAACAACCGTCATCGCACCTACTGGTACGATCGGTCTACTCATGGATTGCGATACCACTGGGGTTGAACCAGACTTTGCCCTAACAAAATTCAAGAAACTTGCTGGCGGTGGCTACTTCAAGATTGCTAATCAGTCACTTCGACCGGCACTCAATACACTTGGCTATGCCCCTGATCAAGTAGATGCAATGCTGACCTATGTAATGGGCACACTCAGCCTAGATACACCAATTCCACAAACTAAACTGACGCTTCGCGAGCATCTATTGGAGTTTGGATACAAATCTGAAGATCTCGTTGAAGTTGAAAACGCACTTCCCACTGTCTTTGAACTTGGCTTCGCATTTTCAGCTTGGTCAATGCCAGCCCATGTTCTCGAACACCTTAATGTTTCGTTGGAAGATGCTCGAAATAATCCAACCTTTGATGGCCTCAAGACACTTGGTCTGAGCGCAGCGCAAATTGAATCACTCAATGTCACCATCTGCGGCACCCAGACTATTGAAGGTGCACCACATATCCAGGATGAACACCTACCAGTATTTGATTGTGCTAATAAATGCGGCAAGATCGGGCAACGCTTTATTGCTCCAACTGGCCATATTCATATGATGGCTGCCGCTCAGCCTTTCATCTCTGGAGCAATTTCAAAGACGATCAATCTTCCAAATGACGCGAGCATCGAAGACATCTCAAGTGCCTATCGGCTGAGCTGGGAACTCGGGCTCAAGGCAAATGCGTTGTATCGCGACGGGTGCAAACTGAGCCAACCACTCAATACCAAAAGCGATGTCTCTCTCGAAGATGAAGAGGACGAAGATGATGTCAACGAGGCCATCAATGAGGTTGCCATTGAAGTTATTGAGGCCGCCACACAGGTTTCAATCACAGAAGAAAATGATACCGATGCCTCGAAAGATCAAGCTCAATCACCTGCGTTTGTAGAACGAATCGTAGAACGAATTATTGAAAGACCCATGCGTCGCCGTTTACCGGATACGCGACATAGCATCACCCATCACTTCAACGTGGCTGGACACGAGGGATACCTCACCGTCGGACAATACGAAGACGGATCTCCTGGCGAGTTGTTTATCACGATGTCTAAAGAAGGTTCGACTATCGGCGGACTAATGGATTCACTTGGAACCGCCATCAGTGTCGCGCTTCAGTATGGTGTGCCTGTCGAAAGCCTGGTCACCAAATTTGCCCACCAACGATTTGAACCAATGGGCATGACCACGAACCGAGACATTCCCTTTGCAAAAAGCTTGGTTGATTACATTTTCCGGTGGCTGGGTATGCAGTTCATTGCTGGATATCGAGAAGCCAATGCACCACAACGAACAGAAAAAGAAACCCCACGTTCTGAGACCTCACGGCAGGAAGCCATTGGTGTCAAAGGGGCAGAAGAAAATCAAATGACGACCAGAGATGCCAAGGAGGGCACACCATGCCAGAGCGAGTCAGGTCAGACCAGTGGGACAACAGCTGGTGCACATCGACTTGGATTGGAAAACCAGACGCCGAGCAATCTATCGACTCAGACCAGCGCCGATGGTGGGACCACTTCACGAGTGACTCTTCCTGGCGACACTGGACCATCCGGCACGCCATCAGGCGAGGTGAAGACCGGCGGAGCCTCAGCGTCACTAACCACAGTTGTGAAACACGAGACCATTGCTGTTCGATCAGAAACAATCGAACAGACAAGCGACTACGCAGAGACACTGCCTGCCTCGCGAGCGATTGATCATTCCAATGCATCAATGATGGGAGATGCACCCGCATGTGACGGCTGCGGCTCAATCACTGTAAGAAATGGCAGTTGTTACAAATGCATGAACTGCGGCAACTCAATGGGCTGCAGCTAA
- the dcd gene encoding dCTP deaminase, protein MIAVAPASWNPSLEADRKIDLGTAQTTNQEPNACRIDVSQATGKECQTTMTVLSDTQIREQIEIEPFSNLARRAGRVSWGVSSYGYDVRVGTSFKIFTNATCGGATIVDPKKFDDELFITINTDETKRDHVVIPPNSFALAETVEWFSIPRDILAICVGKSTYARCGLIVNVTPLEPEWRGRVTLEISNTTPLPAKVYSNEGIAQLIFLKASSICETSYADKGGKYQDQKGLTLPMVDGDDGS, encoded by the coding sequence TTGATTGCTGTCGCACCCGCTTCCTGGAACCCCAGCCTGGAAGCTGACCGCAAAATTGATTTGGGTACAGCCCAGACCACCAACCAAGAACCAAATGCGTGCCGAATTGATGTATCGCAGGCGACCGGGAAGGAATGTCAGACAACTATGACCGTATTGAGTGACACACAAATCCGTGAACAAATCGAGATCGAACCATTTTCTAATTTAGCTCGCCGTGCAGGACGCGTCTCATGGGGCGTCTCCAGCTATGGCTACGACGTTCGTGTTGGGACAAGCTTCAAGATCTTTACCAATGCGACTTGTGGCGGTGCCACCATTGTGGACCCAAAGAAATTCGATGATGAATTATTCATAACCATCAATACTGATGAAACAAAACGTGATCATGTTGTGATTCCACCCAATAGCTTTGCATTGGCTGAAACGGTCGAGTGGTTCTCTATCCCCCGTGACATATTGGCCATCTGCGTTGGCAAGAGCACCTACGCTCGTTGTGGTCTCATAGTGAATGTCACGCCCCTTGAGCCCGAATGGCGAGGTCGTGTCACACTAGAAATCAGTAATACGACACCACTTCCAGCCAAAGTCTATTCCAACGAAGGAATTGCTCAACTCATCTTCCTCAAGGCCAGTTCTATCTGCGAAACAAGCTATGCAGATAAAGGTGGTAAATATCAAGACCAAAAAGGCCTAACGCTGCCCATGGTTGACGGAGACGATGGTTCCTAA
- a CDS encoding UvrD-helicase domain-containing protein, with protein sequence MEDVFLKGLTQSQQTAAQHVDGPALVLAGPGSGKTMVVTRRVARLVNLGIAPWQILALTFTNKAANEMRQRIDTLLDQSSLNGSGLTVATFHSFCARLLRRYASHLGLRETFSIYASTDQREAAKQAVVRAGLDLSNWTPMSALNAISNAKNEMKDATDYAASAGDFYTRTIARIYAGYEDILKAAGAVDFDDLLLLTAKLLKSHIDVRQELQDRFQYVLIDEYQDTNHAQFVIAQTLVEKHRNLFVVGDPDQSIYAWRGADIGNILEFTEHHSAAVTVELGQNFRSTGHIVEAAAGLISRNSSHLHKELYTELGPGERPQLIAAIDEESEARRVVDLFRSRHSEQGTPWSEMAVLYRVNALTRVLETAFREAQIPYVIARGTAFYERKEVKDALAYLRILANPDDDLALKRIINTPPRGIGATTLNRVEQFSLDSGCSLLEGMQRVAEVTDVSARSRGAVKRFIDLLGKWRSLLVEEGQSSLLESIDLADLVEQVVRESGLYDLFRSARTEEDVQRLANLEELVSAAASFIRPQVVVWSPDSSESEDEEEDHSLIGMLGSFLESVALVSDQDLIDPELGAVTLMTLHAAKGLEFDTVAMVGVEQGLLPHIRASGDDNAMEEERRLCYVGMTRARKHLIMTRAQQRTVRGMRQQSSSSQFLEEIPSGSLDQEVIDDPWAQEYEPDIGRSLSQSSLSAGQRVVHPTFGRGRIRNVNHQHRGGKAVVEFDTGITRTLILEYANLRPIGSQ encoded by the coding sequence ATGGAAGATGTGTTTCTTAAGGGCTTAACTCAGTCACAACAGACTGCTGCGCAGCACGTTGATGGGCCAGCATTGGTTCTGGCGGGGCCAGGCTCGGGAAAGACGATGGTGGTGACACGTCGTGTCGCGCGCCTGGTCAACCTCGGTATTGCGCCTTGGCAAATATTGGCTTTAACATTTACGAATAAAGCAGCCAATGAGATGCGTCAGCGCATTGACACACTGCTTGATCAGTCAAGCCTCAACGGTTCTGGTCTGACTGTTGCAACGTTCCATAGTTTTTGTGCGCGCTTACTGCGTCGTTATGCATCGCATTTGGGTTTGCGCGAAACATTTTCAATCTATGCTTCAACTGATCAGCGGGAAGCGGCAAAGCAAGCCGTCGTACGAGCGGGGCTGGATCTATCTAATTGGACTCCGATGTCAGCGCTCAATGCGATCAGTAACGCTAAAAATGAAATGAAGGATGCGACTGACTATGCGGCCTCAGCTGGCGATTTTTACACACGCACGATTGCTCGTATCTATGCGGGCTATGAAGACATTCTTAAAGCTGCTGGCGCCGTCGACTTTGATGACCTCTTGCTATTGACAGCTAAGTTATTGAAAAGTCATATAGATGTGCGTCAAGAGCTACAAGATCGATTCCAATACGTTCTGATTGACGAGTATCAGGATACAAATCACGCACAGTTTGTGATCGCACAAACACTCGTTGAGAAGCACCGTAATCTCTTTGTTGTTGGTGATCCTGATCAGTCAATTTATGCTTGGCGCGGTGCAGACATCGGCAATATTCTTGAATTTACAGAACATCACTCGGCAGCAGTCACAGTCGAACTTGGTCAGAACTTTCGCAGCACGGGGCACATTGTAGAAGCGGCAGCAGGCCTAATATCTCGCAACAGCAGCCACTTACATAAAGAGCTTTACACTGAACTCGGTCCAGGAGAGCGGCCCCAGTTGATTGCGGCCATCGATGAAGAGTCTGAGGCTCGCCGTGTTGTTGACTTGTTTCGCTCTCGTCACTCAGAGCAGGGCACTCCCTGGAGTGAAATGGCGGTTCTCTACCGTGTCAATGCATTAACTCGTGTTCTCGAGACCGCATTTCGGGAAGCACAGATTCCCTATGTGATTGCCCGTGGAACAGCATTCTATGAGCGCAAGGAAGTGAAAGATGCGCTGGCATATCTACGGATACTGGCGAACCCGGACGATGATCTCGCGTTAAAGAGAATCATCAATACGCCACCTCGAGGAATTGGTGCCACCACCCTTAATCGAGTGGAGCAGTTTTCGCTTGATTCTGGTTGCTCGCTCTTAGAAGGTATGCAACGTGTTGCTGAAGTCACTGACGTATCAGCGCGTAGTCGTGGCGCCGTAAAACGTTTTATAGATCTTTTGGGTAAATGGAGATCGCTACTCGTTGAGGAGGGGCAGTCGTCATTATTAGAAAGTATAGATTTAGCAGATCTTGTCGAGCAGGTTGTTCGTGAAAGTGGTCTCTATGATCTTTTTCGAAGTGCCCGTACCGAGGAAGATGTGCAGCGTTTGGCAAATCTCGAGGAACTGGTGTCTGCAGCAGCTAGTTTCATTCGTCCCCAAGTGGTGGTTTGGTCACCTGATTCTTCAGAAAGTGAAGATGAAGAAGAAGATCACAGTCTTATAGGTATGCTCGGCTCGTTCCTTGAATCAGTCGCTCTGGTGAGTGATCAGGATCTCATTGATCCAGAGCTTGGCGCTGTGACACTGATGACACTCCATGCTGCCAAAGGGCTTGAGTTTGACACGGTTGCGATGGTGGGTGTTGAACAAGGATTACTGCCACACATCAGGGCCAGTGGAGATGACAATGCGATGGAGGAGGAGCGACGGCTGTGTTATGTGGGTATGACGCGTGCCCGAAAACACTTGATCATGACGCGTGCTCAGCAGCGAACGGTACGTGGCATGCGGCAGCAATCCTCGAGCAGTCAATTTCTCGAAGAGATTCCCTCTGGTTCATTAGATCAAGAGGTGATCGATGATCCATGGGCACAAGAGTATGAACCTGATATTGGTCGTTCTTTGAGCCAGTCCAGCCTGTCGGCTGGTCAGCGGGTCGTTCATCCAACCTTCGGGCGTGGTCGAATTCGCAACGTCAATCATCAACATCGTGGTGGTAAGGCAGTTGTTGAGTTTGATACAGGTATCACTCGTACACTCATCTTGGAATATGCGAATCTACGCCCAATTGGAAGCCAATAG
- the queG gene encoding tRNA epoxyqueuosine(34) reductase QueG: protein MPQPDRDEILEFISDLDFVAAGIAPAAPTDYESSYRSWVAQGQHGEMGYLERNIEVRMDPQQLLPGAKSIICVADRHTRHARPTQGGYEGQSGPANVGRIARYAQGRDYHKVIKRRLFKLVDWLKKYCPDAEFKVCVDTAPLLEREHAQRAGLGTVGKNTLLLRPGEGSYLLLGAVVTTLAIKPTEIEQQDPCGSCTRCIDACPTTAIKPWSVDASRCISYLTIEHRSAIDEAFHPSIGAWLFGCDVCQEVCPHNQPTLRSGRLDCHEAYEPINTEFDLLTVLGWDESDRRAAFERSSMKRARLEMMRRNAAIVAGNIEARPELVQRVSALSSDSQEDDLVKEASRATVSRASW, encoded by the coding sequence ATGCCGCAGCCCGATCGTGATGAAATCCTCGAATTCATCAGTGACCTCGACTTTGTTGCGGCCGGGATAGCGCCAGCTGCGCCGACAGATTATGAGTCGTCATATCGGAGCTGGGTGGCACAAGGTCAGCATGGTGAGATGGGCTACCTCGAGCGCAACATTGAGGTACGCATGGATCCTCAGCAACTACTTCCAGGCGCCAAATCGATTATCTGTGTAGCGGATCGGCACACGCGCCATGCGCGACCAACCCAGGGCGGGTATGAGGGTCAATCAGGACCGGCAAATGTCGGTCGAATTGCACGTTATGCGCAAGGTCGCGATTACCACAAAGTCATTAAACGTCGTCTCTTCAAGTTGGTGGATTGGTTGAAGAAATACTGCCCAGATGCAGAATTCAAGGTTTGCGTTGATACGGCGCCATTACTAGAACGAGAGCACGCACAGCGAGCGGGCTTGGGAACGGTTGGTAAAAACACACTTCTACTGCGACCAGGTGAGGGGAGCTACCTGCTGCTGGGCGCCGTCGTTACAACGCTCGCAATCAAGCCCACGGAGATTGAGCAGCAGGATCCATGTGGTTCTTGCACAAGGTGTATAGACGCATGTCCAACGACAGCCATCAAGCCATGGTCCGTCGATGCATCTCGGTGCATTAGTTATCTCACAATTGAACACCGTTCCGCCATAGATGAGGCCTTTCATCCATCAATAGGGGCGTGGTTGTTTGGGTGTGATGTTTGCCAGGAAGTGTGTCCACACAATCAGCCGACGCTTCGGAGTGGTCGTCTTGACTGCCATGAAGCTTATGAACCAATCAACACCGAGTTCGACCTGCTGACGGTCTTGGGATGGGATGAATCTGATCGCCGCGCAGCCTTTGAGCGATCGTCGATGAAGCGTGCTCGTCTAGAAATGATGCGTCGAAATGCCGCTATTGTTGCAGGTAATATTGAAGCTCGACCAGAGCTGGTACAGCGTGTCAGCGCTCTGAGCAGCGACTCTCAAGAAGATGACTTAGTTAAAGAGGCTTCGCGTGCAACAGTCAGTCGTGCAAGTTGGTAG